One region of Anaeromyxobacter paludicola genomic DNA includes:
- a CDS encoding methyl-accepting chemotaxis protein, producing the protein MLRPLKTGAKIQLAFFAANLIALVIGVVAFIGTRSLTARVDGLVLDSIPSVRAIHLYDEGHTAVTRSVNLLVMRRATDPELRKRHREFIARAFERIDAGRSQFEKTTHDTAIWELWNKVEEPLYTWREAANDTLKLVDERDRLVAGGVEAGGPETRELENRIWLAWMKLEPLDQGVTGITQALISAVEQEVAASRAKAEQTERWVTLANLGGNAAGVVLLALLGCCFARSISRTLRSLVHETDRLAEAVAQGTLDVRGDPESVPPEFAPVIRGLNGTLDEFVSRFRSIAGYLERISKGDVPEAVAVDAKGEFGATQASINRCILAIEALVADVRTLARAGAEGRLSVRADAGRHGGEFREAVAGVNALLEAVVKPLEASAGYLNRIAHGDLPPPVEGAWPGDLDGIKQSLNLTVGTLRELAERMQEMTRAQLAGDVEAAIEAGRFQGVYRELAAGVNAGVQTHVEIVRKMLEVLTAYAEGDFAPELEKLPGKQARVNERLDVIRGNLRSVAGEVQALARAAVEGKLHVRADAARFRGEWAGLVGGVNATLDAVVSPLDTAGGYLDRISRGDVPEPIAAAWPGEFEKVKQNLNRCIVAIEALVEDARGLAEASVEGRLEARAEAARHLGDFAKVVEGMNATLDALCAPAGEAAEVLARLSTRDLTARMTGQYLGGHARTKEALNRTAEALQEALAQVAGAVSQVSSAATQIAASSQAVASGASEQAATLEETTSSLESVAAMAKQSAGHAQEATGLAETAKVAATQGATAMEEMSGAMRKIRSAAEGTSEIIRDINEIAFQTNLLALNAAVEAARAGEAGRGFAVVAEEVRSLALRSKEAAQRTEVLIRESVKQAGEGEVTSGQVAGKLGEILGTVGKVTEVVAEISAAAREQAAGLDQVNRAIGEMDKVTQQNAASAEESSSAASELSGQSEELAAMVGSFRLADGAAPRARPNAKQLGTGF; encoded by the coding sequence ATGCTCCGACCCCTGAAGACCGGCGCGAAGATCCAGCTGGCCTTTTTCGCCGCCAACCTCATCGCCCTGGTGATCGGGGTGGTGGCCTTCATCGGGACCCGGAGCCTCACCGCCCGGGTGGACGGGCTGGTCCTCGACTCCATCCCGAGCGTCCGGGCCATCCACCTCTACGACGAGGGGCACACCGCGGTGACCCGCTCGGTCAACCTGCTGGTGATGCGCCGGGCGACCGACCCGGAGCTCCGCAAGCGCCACCGGGAGTTCATCGCCCGCGCGTTCGAGCGGATCGACGCCGGCCGGAGCCAGTTCGAGAAGACGACCCACGACACCGCCATCTGGGAGCTCTGGAACAAGGTCGAGGAGCCGCTCTACACCTGGCGCGAGGCGGCCAACGACACCCTGAAGCTGGTGGACGAGCGCGATCGGCTGGTGGCGGGCGGCGTGGAGGCGGGCGGCCCGGAGACCCGCGAGCTCGAGAACCGGATCTGGCTGGCGTGGATGAAGCTCGAGCCGCTCGACCAGGGCGTCACCGGGATCACCCAGGCGCTCATCTCGGCGGTGGAGCAGGAGGTCGCCGCGAGCCGCGCCAAGGCCGAGCAGACCGAGCGCTGGGTGACCCTCGCCAACCTGGGCGGGAACGCGGCCGGCGTGGTGCTCCTCGCCCTGCTCGGCTGCTGCTTCGCCCGCAGCATCTCGCGGACGCTGCGCTCGCTGGTCCACGAGACCGACCGGCTGGCCGAGGCGGTGGCCCAGGGCACGCTCGACGTCCGCGGCGATCCCGAGTCGGTCCCGCCGGAGTTCGCGCCGGTGATCCGCGGCCTCAACGGCACGCTCGACGAGTTCGTGAGCCGCTTCCGGAGCATCGCCGGGTACCTCGAGCGCATCTCCAAGGGCGACGTGCCGGAGGCGGTGGCGGTGGACGCGAAGGGCGAGTTCGGCGCCACCCAGGCGTCGATCAACCGCTGCATCCTCGCCATCGAGGCGCTGGTCGCGGACGTGCGCACGCTCGCGCGGGCGGGCGCGGAGGGGCGGCTCTCGGTCCGCGCCGACGCCGGGCGGCACGGCGGGGAGTTCCGGGAGGCGGTCGCGGGGGTGAACGCGCTCCTCGAGGCGGTGGTGAAGCCGCTCGAGGCGAGCGCCGGGTACCTGAACCGGATCGCCCACGGCGACCTGCCGCCGCCGGTGGAGGGCGCGTGGCCGGGCGACCTCGACGGCATCAAGCAGAGCCTGAACCTCACCGTCGGCACGCTGCGGGAGCTGGCGGAGCGGATGCAGGAGATGACGCGGGCGCAGCTCGCCGGCGACGTGGAAGCGGCCATCGAGGCCGGCCGGTTCCAGGGCGTCTACCGCGAGCTCGCGGCCGGCGTGAACGCGGGCGTGCAGACGCACGTGGAGATCGTCCGCAAGATGCTCGAGGTGCTGACCGCGTACGCCGAGGGCGACTTCGCGCCGGAGCTGGAGAAGCTCCCCGGGAAGCAGGCGCGGGTGAACGAGCGGCTCGACGTCATCCGCGGCAACCTGCGCAGCGTCGCGGGCGAGGTGCAGGCGCTGGCCCGCGCGGCGGTGGAGGGCAAGCTCCACGTCCGGGCCGACGCGGCGAGGTTCCGGGGCGAGTGGGCCGGGCTCGTGGGCGGCGTGAACGCCACGCTCGACGCGGTGGTCTCCCCGCTCGACACCGCCGGCGGCTACCTCGACCGGATCTCGCGCGGCGACGTCCCCGAGCCGATCGCGGCCGCCTGGCCGGGCGAGTTCGAGAAGGTGAAGCAGAACCTGAACCGCTGCATCGTCGCCATCGAGGCGCTGGTGGAGGACGCCCGCGGGCTCGCCGAGGCGTCCGTGGAGGGGCGGCTCGAGGCGCGCGCCGAGGCGGCCCGGCACCTCGGCGACTTCGCCAAGGTGGTGGAGGGCATGAACGCCACCCTCGACGCGCTCTGCGCGCCGGCCGGCGAGGCGGCGGAGGTGCTGGCGCGGCTCTCCACCCGCGACCTCACCGCCCGCATGACGGGCCAGTACCTGGGCGGCCACGCCCGGACCAAGGAGGCCCTGAACCGCACCGCCGAGGCGCTGCAGGAGGCGCTCGCGCAGGTGGCGGGCGCGGTCTCGCAGGTCTCGTCGGCGGCCACCCAGATCGCCGCCTCCAGCCAGGCGGTGGCGAGCGGCGCCTCGGAGCAGGCGGCCACGCTCGAGGAGACCACCTCCAGCCTGGAGTCGGTGGCGGCGATGGCGAAGCAGAGCGCCGGCCACGCCCAGGAGGCGACCGGGCTCGCCGAGACCGCCAAGGTGGCCGCCACCCAGGGCGCGACCGCCATGGAGGAGATGTCGGGGGCGATGCGGAAGATCCGCTCCGCCGCCGAGGGCACCTCCGAGATCATCCGCGACATCAACGAGATCGCCTTCCAGACCAACCTGCTCGCCCTCAACGCCGCCGTCGAGGCGGCTCGCGCCGGCGAGGCGGGGCGCGGCTTCGCCGTGGTCGCCGAGGAGGTGCGCTCGCTCGCGCTGCGCAGCAAGGAGGCGGCCCAGCGGACCGAGGTCCTCATCCGCGAGTCGGTGAAGCAGGCCGGCGAGGGCGAGGTGACGAGCGGGCAGGTGGCCGGGAAGCTCGGGGAGATCCTCGGGACGGTCGGCAAGGTGACCGAGGTGGTCGCCGAGATCAGCGCCGCGGCCCGCGAGCAGGCCGCCGGCCTCGACCAGGTGAACCGGGCCATCGGCGAGATGGACAAGGTGACCCAGCAGAACGCCGCCAGCGCCGAGGAGTCGTCCTCGGCGGCGAGCGAGCTCTCCGGCCAGTCCGAGGAGCTCGCCGCGATGGTGGGGTCGTTCCGCCTGGCCGACGGCGCGGCGCCCCGGGCGCGGCCGAACGCGAAGCAGCTCGGGACCGGCTTCTAG